CCCATATTGGGGTTATGGGGCATAATTTGTTTGTCCCTAGGTAAGATTTAGGTCAgttctaaattttttatgaGCGAATGTATcgattttcataaattgtcCCAAAACGGAATTTGGGGCAAAAATGGTAAATGTCACCTAGTATGCGTCAATAAAAAGAGAAATCCCAAACCTTTTGAAATCTTAAGATTGCGTCTTCTAAAAACGATTCAGAGATGGGGTATTGGACACATATCACAAAACTTCTAATCTATTACTATGACATTTACATgaaatcacaaaataaaaataatcattcaaACATTGAAATATCCAAAAATAATTGAGAACAAGAATAGACACAAATTGGGGCATGGGGCAAACAAATTTGATACAAAATGTAACCAAATAAGTACGTTTTACAAATCACTTTGTAGTGTAATTTACACTATAATTCAGAAGTGCAAATGatcagtttaaatattaagccACTTAAAATCATGGGGCATGGGACAAAGTTAGTAGATATACCACATTTGAACTTCGAGTATGGCATAGGCCACACAAATCAAACAAAAGAccctatttaaaattatcttagaTTCAGTAACTGCCAATGGGGCATGGGACATATAAACTGATCGTTCACTAAGTACAAAGTTAAGTAGAAATTCACAGAAATATTCACTTTACACTTTACCGTAAACACTTTACACTTGACCGTTTACACTTTACACTTAACACTAACCAAATAAGTTCTTAAGATCCTCCTCGTATAGTGCAATCACCAACATAATCCCGATGCCAGAAGCCAACCCCATGAGCTGCAGGAGGCACTGGCAGAAGGTCCCTTCGTTGCTATGCGATGTGCTCAGTTCGGgcatctaaaaaaaattatatcgtaACTGCTCAACCGATTCCTATGAAATTTTTATGCAACCACAAATATGTCCACCAATCCCAAATGTTCAGAACAACGCGAGGAAACCaatcaggcacagaaggccgCATATCCCTGGGACTTTGGGATTATAGCGCCGTCTACCGGTTAATTCAAGAAGAACGTCTGTCAAGAAGTTGTTCTGCTGAAGCAAGCTCTTTCAGACAATATATCAAGTGTAGTATAAAAAACTATCCGTACAGATGACGAATAGTTGAATAAAGAAACCGGACATGGAAACTTACCATATCAACCAGCGCTATGTAGAGGAAAGTGCCGGCTGCGACCGCGAAGAGCCATCTGGTGGCGGATGGCGCATGTCCCGCTAGAACACCACAGACCATCCCAGCAAGGCATAGGGCAGAGGACAATATGTTGTAACATACTGCTCTCTTTACCGACATACCCGCTTTTAAGAGTACCGCGAAGTCACCTGCAAGAGGGtagatgtaaaattagaacaaaaatcaaaataggaggtgaaaaaataatcaaaaaaatgcATAGAGAGGACTGTATGttgtattttcaatataagcGCTGAAAGATGAGGGTAGatggaaatttaataaaaaaatattcaagaagAGGGTAGTTCCTAATAAATCACGTCACAACATTTTAGGAGGATCAcgaattgattttatattcaatatgtcataaacgaatctaatattaaaagagGGTAGAATTTTATAGTCACTTTAAGTCGTAAGAAGACaaattatatagttaataatatttttaaaaattaataatattattttatttttaatgtaaaaatcaaACTCACCTAATTCGTGGGGTAATTCATGGCATAATACTGCAATGGCGGTGGAGAATCCACCGGCTAAGTTCGAAGCAAACGCGGCGCCTGaaatacaaagaaatacacattattaagtatattaaaaataaatatgttaaattttaatattttaaataatgacattttcattaattaaatttcttaagaaTCTCATCCTaacatgaataaagttattcatgTATTTACGCCCAAAGGGGCGAGTCGGTagggaatataaaattagctgAGACTTTATGTGTCACATATAGTAAATTTCAATACTTTTTCCTTTGCACCAGCAAGTGTTAAATGCATATTAAAAGGTCATTGGTGCACAGGattgaacctatgacctcggggatgagaatcgcacgctcAAGCAAGTAAAATATCACATTTAGGCAAAACGACCATTCGCGCTAGccagtataaaataatatttttaaattataataaaaccggAAAAACATCTtactatttgaaatattaaaaaacaatttcgcataatttaaaaaaaaaattatatttcgtaaatttcataatattaaaaaaatcgtcgttaattttagaaatattaaaaacaaaaaaaaatatataatatatcttcgCACAAGCAAGtgttaaattcatataaaaaggTCATTGGTGCACtagcaaaataaaattggcaGCGGcagctaatataaataatacatacatttttaaataatatttcgacTTAAATTAGACTGATTTAatcgatttaattaaatagttaataatatatatatagttaataataatgcaaGAGCATAGATTATAGATATTAAACTTTCCGATCTCTATTAACGGTTAGTTAAACTTACCAATAGCCATTCCATCCGTAAAATTGTGTAATCCATCCCCCATTATCACCATCCATGCAACAGAGGACATAGATGACGGCGGGGCATGGACATGCCCATGGGCATGGGAATGACCATGATGGGCACGGGAGTGTTctctaaaatattcaataaaagggtcagtaatgtaaatataactcAAAGTAgtgattattgtatttaaatttgcacttttgtttctttactaataatagtaaaaaaaatattcatttagaaATGTCTTGTAAATtgatacacatacatacaaacaGTAGACATGCTTGGATATCTACGATTTTTTAAGTGGGATAAAACTCATGAAATACTAAAAGATTGAAGAAAAATCAACTAAATCTTtctaataattcaaattcaccTATTCtgagtttttctttaatatttttcatacataaataagaCCCACCTCAAAATAACCGTATAACTGTCACCATCCTTCAAATTCGCCCCATCCTTAATATTATTCAACTCCACCCCCGTTTCGCCCTTCAACAGCCAATCCTTCGCATTCGGCTCTTCCTTCTCACTCTTATCATTCAACGCATTCGACGACACAACACTGACGCTATTCTTCTCCTTCTCCATCTCTTTCTCCTTTGGACTTGGCAAATCTCTCAAATGGTGCTCGTCGTGTGTGTCTGTGTCAATTTCATCGTAACAGTATGGGTACTCTGAATATTTGTGTTTGCACATCTTCGTGTCTTCCTCTTTGAAAATCGGGTCATCCTTCAAAACTCTAACCCGTGTAGGTAGCTTGTCTTCTTCCAACTTCTGGCGCCTCTTCCGCCATTCCACAACCACGGTCAAACCTTTCTCCGTGAAATAGAAGAACACAACACCCAACATCGCGGCAAGGCCTTTCCACATGCCGTCGTCGTGACTCTGATCATGGCCTGACATGGCATGTGGCATGAGGTGCAGCAGCGCATCACCGCATAGAGTGCCCACAGCCAATGCGACCAGAAATTGTAGCAAGTGGTTGTAGTAAGTCTTGTGCATTATTGGTATGACGGCCACGCCTAAGAGTCCGCATGCGCTGATGGCTGTGATACTTAAACAAGAGTAGAGCCACACggcaaacatatttttcgaGTATGCGCTCTCGTGTACTTCTATGTGTGTTTGAAAGTTTGTGTCTGAAACACAACCGCCTCTTTCTAGTGAGGTGTTTGCGAGTTTttggtataataaaatagggcATATGGCCACTAGCGTatcttttgttatattactatCATTATCATTATGATGGTCATGATCGTGGTCATGACTGTGTTCAtgattgttgttttttaatttggtattCACTGTTGTGATTAATTCGGAACTGCTGATgcactgaaataaaaaaatatatcatgttATTGTGCTATCAGTATTTCCATAACTCATATAAAAGCTGATGAAATCCGGTGCCAGGGTTCTTATAAAGATTGGTTTGCAGAGGTTCTGGTACCATATCTTCCTGGTGTAAactcaaacttaaaataacttaattcatatagatttccaagtacacttatgaacgttaacagagaagatgttaaattgattctaaactTATAGTTAATACAGCATTTTCTTACATTtacagttcgcaagtcaattGCATAGagctggcaagaaactctccgccaatatatttatatatattttatatattttaatcaccaagttttgagtcatacacaTCGTATGAACTGGATCAAATTAATTGCAAGAATTTGGATCATTTAAaaatcgtcaaatttataaaaggctatGTTTAAGGTCCAAGAACTGAGGGTCTAAACGACCAAATCTTCATATAATATGTGCAAATACTTACATTAACAACATCGTCATTTGCCCCCCGCTGgtcatacatataatttttactttctattTTCTCTACACttccatttattaatttctctaaCTCCAAGCCACTTAACATTCTATGAAAACCACTGAGGTCCATCGTCATAGAGTTGGGATCACCATATAACCTGGAAAATGTaacagataatattaaaataaataaataaatcagtggcgctacaacctctttaggtcgtggcctcagatttctcaatctgtttcatgatcatcttttaaactaataggcaagtaggtgatcagccaccaatacctgacacacgtcgtcaactttttgggtctaagacatgtcggtttcctcacgatgttttccttcaccgttcgagcaaatgttaaatgcgaacataaaaagaaagtccattggtgcacagccgaggatcgaacctacgacctcaggtatgagagtcgcacgctgaagccactaagccaacactgttcagataatattatataataataatctttatttttctcacaaaaacatacaaagtGCACAAAATAGCtgctgttaataataatattaaaacatgctTGTTTCTCTGTTAAAGGTACATGTGTCACAGTCACAGGTCATCAGGCCCTCACCACTTCGGATCGCATTAAGGTTACGTAGTGGACGGGTATTCTATTGCAcccactttaaaaaaatcatgaaataGCGTTTGTACTGCtcgcatttaaattaaatttcaactaAAATGAGCGCATTTGAATTCAAGTTCACCTTATATAATCGAAAATTCCAACTCACCTAAAAATTTGTTCAATATAATTTCCCATAACATCTCGCTTATGTCTCGACCTCTCCTGCCGAATCTTGCCTCTTATGTCCAGTGCATTGTCGATCCTCTTCGCCTCATAACCAGACACGTCGACGTCCACGTGAGAACCACAGGTGTGCGCTGCGCAGAGCAGGCAAAACATACACACTGTTACTATATTCCGCGCCATCTCATAGCTCAGTactgtaaacaaaaaaaaaggcaTATCACATCGCTGCCCAGAGATGACTTCTTCTCTACACTCCAACAGACTTGAGCTTGATAAAGATTAAAAAGCTGTTCCCGTGTGAAGAATTGTGGGACTTTTGCTCAAATATCACGTCTGGTCCAAGTCCTCCCCTTAGGTTGGAggtcttatattttaaatcatgttCAACTCCAAGACAGCATTGGGGTCTGACAGACGAAggcttttttatgtaataagaggcaaactggcaggaggctcatctgatataAGTGGGCAcatccatgggcggtggtaccacagaaggctcgcaagtgcgttgccagccttttaaacATTGGTAACGACAAAACATGACGGGCAGCCTCTGCGACCCGGGGGGTTCTTCAATGCCAGCGCTTATGGTAGTTACATTTACAAGAATTTGCCTAGTATAGGACCGTTTTGTGACACGTGaccgtttatatatatatatatatatatatagattcaGTATGTGGCTTCAGAGCTAGTCTATTCTATCCTAACCAAAtaatcgcaatacagcgaggaggTTACAGGGACTGCTATAGGGAGAATTATTAAggactattattattacgtaggttaccaatattgaaaatacacaatatttgtgttggaaataaatcttataaaagtTACTTCAAAACCACCGTtatgacctcagatttctgtctGTTTGATGATATGTCAAtctataataggcaagtgatcAGCCACCTGACACACGTCTTGTCGTGCtagggtctaaggcaagccgatttCCTCACAGTGCTATCCTTCAtacgagcgaatgttaaatgcacacagtGACAGTCCATTGGCGCAACCGGGGTCAACGACCTCActgatgagagtcgcacgtaaCACCGctcaattatgttttttaaggcacactaacgaaacacatacaaacatttaaacaaaacacatgacatacaaaaacaatatacatGCATCAATAACAAGCGTGCACAACTTTACACAACAATTTAtcgctatattttaaatttaatattaaaagagtCTTCCTCAACATGGAACAATACCTGTCCTTCCACCTGCCAATCTCATTGTCTTTTGACGCGTAACGAACAAATACGTAACGCATCGTCAAATATGTGACTTGAAAAAATCGTTTAATACAGAGTGTTAGCGTTGTGTAATTGGAGTATTGAgagaaactattaaaaatcgTTTTCTTTAAAGACATTTGACAGAACACGGGGGAATGGGTCATAAGGCTCATctgttgttaagtgatacatgGACACAATGCCAGACCACTCGCAAGTGCATTCCCGCCTCggcaacataaatttattgtctCGGAAAAGCGAATAGCCTCAATGGGTTAGCATAGGAAAAATCCACATGTCAGTATGTACCAAGAAGGTAggcaaagttaaaatatataaaacactaCATTTGTGAACCGAACCTACATAAAACCATTGCATAAGCGAAGCCGTAAACGGCGAGGTCATAGGAaggaaaatactatttaactaCCTTGGTTTTACTCGTAATGGAATATTCaacagaataaattattaaaggccGTTTCGTAGGGTACATTTCCAAAGGGGGAACCACATACCCATGCAACTTTCAGAGGAGGAGGAGGAGAAGAGGGAGTCAGGGAATGCGCGAATTTCTACCTTGGATATCAGAATGGGAGAAGCCTTTTTAACAATTCGAGCGCGGAAAATGAACGCTAGAAAGAAGAAACTGTACTTGAAAGAGTTGTCCTCTTAAAAAGTCGGATATTCAATGCAAAGAGGAATGGAAAACATGGAGGAGGGTTCTTTTAAAAGAAGATTCGTTAGACCTCCCGAAATctctttatttagttatattgaATGTAGAAAAACCCgcaaaaaatgaaatgtgataAATGACATAACCCTAAAAAAGAAGTGGCAATGGGCGAGGTATCCAGATGCACAGATAAAAGGTGAACTTTATAGACACCTAAGTGGCACATGACGAGAGATAGCAGTTTGAAATGGACAAAAATTCTTACTAATGAGACGAGATGGAAAAAGACGAAGACAGAGCAAGAGATGGGCAGAAGATATAAAGGGAATAAAAGGCACATCTTGGCCAAGAAGTGCTATCATAAGAAAGGAAGCACCTGAACATCTAATGTATTAGATTAAGTTAGTTTTTTACCCATATATAGGCTTAATAATTTGGAAAGGACCAAGGGGAAGAAGATAGCGCCCCAAAAAGGGTGGATAAAAGACCAGATCCAGGTCTTAACCATGATCATGAATCGATCCTGAGCAAAACAGTCAAACTGAGAAATATAATTGACAAACGATATGTTCTTGATAGAGTCTCAAACAGGTCAGCGTAGACAAACATTTACCGGAAGCGCCAAGTTTTATCGTAATCACGATATAATTTGGACAAATAGAAGATAAGAGGTTTGTGAGACTTTGACGGATAATTTAGTGATGTCTAATTTTGCGAACTCcaaaaaaaacgaataaaattgGGAGACAGTCTTTGTTTCGAACATCCTAACACCGAACTATCCCGTACATCCAAAATAATACCACTGGACAGTTAAAGAATCAAAGAATTACGAAGCAAGAATAGTGCTAACACCTAGCGGTGATGGCGCCGATTTTGTGAGATTTGCGATCATCACCTGTTGTCAAAATCTATGGATAGACGTATCCATAACACAGCCATACCCCAATTTTTCCACGGTATCCACGCCGTTGGCCTGTACGACGTGGAAATCTCAACACGGACTGGGAAATCGCCGGTAATGAAAAGAGTGATTTAGTTACCACGGTGTAATAAGATCTACTTTTAAGAGACTTGTAGCGACATTTACATTCCACGGCTCCAATCAAATTCTCATGGAGCCATACATTTCGGCATTCCATTCAGTGCTTAGAGAATTAAAGGAGCCTCTAGATCGGCAGAGGAGCACCACCTTTCTCCACGTGTCGCTACAATCATGATGACGTCAAACCCTGGAGCACGCCATGGAAGTATTTATTCCTAAGCAAATTTAACAACATATCGTGCTTGTAGTGACCACATAATTGCCAACCGTCTTCTGCAGTCTTGAATAACCCTCGTACAAGTTGGAGATATCCCTAGAGGCCTTGGAAAGTTAACCTTGAGCAAACTtcgaaacatttatttactaacagtgtttttggtattatttaaacatttattataagaccAGCAACGCATTTTCGAACTCTGGCATtggatatcacttaacatcaggtgagcctgatgtcttaaattctttaattctACTTAAAGTCAGGAACGCATGGGCACTCAATACCTGAAGGCTCGCATATGAGTTACCGgtctttttaagaatttgaaaCGCTCTTTGAAGGACCCTATATCGAGTTGGTTCGTAAATACTtttcgcccatggacactcaataccAGAAAGTTCACGAattcgttgccggccttttaaaaatattgatacgGACTCCAAGTCGATTGGTTTAGAAAAACCTGTCGCCTATGGACACCGGaagctcgcgaatgcgttgccgtaattttaagaattggtacgctctttgaaGAACTTTAAGTCCAATTGTTTCATAAATACTTGTCAACTACGGACaatcaatgccagagggctagcGAACGCGTTGCCGGCCGTTTAACAATTGGTATGCTCCTTCCTGGAGTTTGgcatacatttttacatttactatacGAAAAAATTACGTTGAAATATAACGGCAAATAACGGCGATAAATCGTTATCGTTATCACTACTTTCTTATCACGGCCCTACACTTTTTCGTACGAGGTATTTGGGAGTAACTTGACAATTTTCCTTATCAATATTGCATGCACCGTTGCACAAGTAAATGTATGATGCATATGAGTCACAGACCTGAAAGATTGTAGCGAGAACATCGTAATACCCTCATACCTACGAAGGAagacatcgtgagaaaaccttCCACCCttagaaggctgatcacctacttgcctattgagAAGCAGATACATAGGACCCAGACCTCAAATGTTGTAGCGAATACGTACGATGGAAgcaatcgtgaggaaaccacactggaatacaataattagtttttgaaaAAGTGATCACGAagttatattatgaaaaaccTTGAGACTTCATTCTCGTTACATTTCGTTTAAcgctgaaaataaaaacatctacATCCGCCGTTGAGTGGTATCGTTTGGCTCAACGATAACTTAGGTAtgatttaacataaaacatatatctAAACCTTTCTCTAGAAGCACGCTATCGATTGATGTTAACTATAATAGTCTAGTCAAGAAGTTCAAAAACGtgaaaaatagatataaaggTCCTAAAAATATGAGCGATGGCTTTTTCGATTCGGAATCACCTTATTTCACGTTTTTGAACTTGTTGACTAGACTATAAATCCGACCAATACTTCATTTTAcacaaaatcttaatattgacACATTTTGCtcttcaataataattgttatatttcagtaaaataacataaaaccaTACATAAAAACCTTCCTCATAAGACACGCTATCGATTAGaaaaactgtataaaaataagttcaaaCGCTTATAAGGCTTTCGCCTTTATATCAACCGGCTTTCTTCATGAAACAATCTTAATATAGACATTTTGCTTTTCAATCGCTGTTGTATTTCAGTCAATTTACATAGAACCATagtcaattatatattaaaacgttCCTTATTAAACACACTATCTATCTAATTTTTGACTCCAaggcgaaattagagaattattactaaataaattcaaatctctctttagaattaaattaattaattaaatgtgaatacttaaatgatcctaataattgggattgatttgctccagttcaaacaatttgtattaaaaacttggcgattggaAAGAGTGGcgaaaagtttcttgccagttcttcttgcccgctctacgcccttgacttgcgaactggttgtaaatgtaaatttacaattaatttaattttttgaggttcataagtgtacttgtttacctatatgaataaagatattttgattgtttGATTGACTCGTCTTTCAAACATGGGTTTAACACATTTCAATAACCGTTATATTTCagtcaatttacataaaaccacAGTTATATATCAGAACCTTCCAGAAAATTTCAAGCCTccttttaacatttatataatgatGAATCCTAAGATCATGGCAGCGGTCGCTAAACTTTAGCCTCAAGGTGACTCACACCAACGAAATACAAAGAACCTTATTCCGAACGCAATAAGGCAGTTCTAACGGATTGCATCATCGTTATTTTTCGTTAGTAACGGCTTCGTTATACGAAACTTCTGAGAATCGTTCCGCTCACAACACTTGCAAAATGAAAGCTATTTAAgacttgtatatttatagaacagagggcaaaaGGACACCTTTGGATATTGCTAGAAGCTCGCTTGTTTGCTGCCTTTTGGGAAGTGGGACGCTCTTTGAAGATAAGTTGAATTAGTTTGGGAATACTCCAATGTGTTAGTTCCACATGGTGGTGCGcgtaattaaattgaaaattattgttattcttaatatatctCACAAACCAAGTCCATCTCTAGTCTGATcctaagatttatttattgtttatttatttatttacgcacCAATCAAAGGCTGCATAAAACGAATAATTCTTTCCAACGCAATTGCAtacgttttttcaacaaaatccctAGTGAGATTCAAatgttgtcaataaataaacttaaatcgtacataaaagtaaaattgcGTGCTAAGGCCTATTAAATACTGAATATTGAAACGATCATAGTGGATAGGAATTGCTTTAGTATAAAGAGGTAACGCGACTGAATCTCCCGGCTGCATTTTCAGGGGTGTTAGAAGCGTTTAAATactacatttctttttttgacgttcacaagtgtacattatgttaccaacatgaataaatgattctgAATCAGCATCATTTCTCTAAGCTGATCATCTAAGTAACGGGGTTCTAGTCTGACTAGAAGGGTTTTCAAAGCATCTATACAAGTTTATGATCACGTGTTAGGAAAgtgaagaatatataaaataaagaatacatcaAGAAGGATAACTAATGTAGCAGACGACGCACTGAATACATGCTCCCATGCTGCGATCATGTTCAAAGACACGCCACGCGATAAGAGATTGATTATTCTATCttagaaaaattcaaatttcgcTCTgcatattcttttattttatttttttaattttctaattctGCATTGAAAGTTAAGTCTTGCGAAGCTTTAGCGACGCAACTGAGTTGAAAtcggaataaatatttagaaaagcTTGCTATCGCTCGAACTGATACAAAAACAAACCAATGCTACAGCCTTTTCAGATCTGGGCcgcagatttctgtatctgcttCATGATTGGTCAATCTCATAGGTACCTGACACATATAGTCGACCCACTAaggcaagccagtttcctcacgatgtattCAGATCAAACGAGTGTTgtgtgcacatagaaaaaaagtccattggtgcataacCGGGCGTCGAACCTACGaactcagagatgagagtggCACGCTGAATTACACAATCTACATTTGCGAcgtctaaattaaaaattgtttcaattaagtaaaatacataAGCTTCCACATTGAACAAACTATCTATGCTAAAACTATATGAAATCCATCCAatagtttttaacttaatcGCCTTCAGAGtacttcatttttatataaagatctTCAAGACattttgctttttaataattgttttattagccaatttacataaaaccgtaaatatatttatatatatatatatatatatactgaaaCCTTCTCCATGTTACATGCTATCTACTGATTTCAACTGTATGACGAGTTAAATGGGTTTTCGCCTTCATATCAACGACCGGCTTTACTTTATACATGAAATGatctcaatataaatattatgttgttccaatatctttatattttatagtcaatttacataaaacactaaataattacatattaaatacttcCTTATTAAACACACTATCTATGGTgaaaactgtataaaaatcCGTTTGGTAGTTTCCGAGTTTATCGCGCtcaaataattactgttgtgtgtgtataaaatttactgtTCGCCGATCGATATATTTCAGTCAATTCACAGAAAACCATAATTATACACACCAACTGTACAAAAATCCGTCCCGTAGTTAATATACGTATACCCCGCGATGACTGTATTATTTAGACGgtgaataatatac
Above is a genomic segment from Pieris rapae chromosome Z, ilPieRapa1.1, whole genome shotgun sequence containing:
- the LOC110993410 gene encoding zinc transporter foi isoform X2, encoding MARNIVTVCMFCLLCAAHTCGSHVDVDVSGYEAKRIDNALDIRGKIRQERSRHKRDVMGNYIEQIFRLYGDPNSMTMDLSGFHRMLSGLELEKLINGSVEKIESKNYMYDQRGANDDVVNCISSSELITTVNTKLKNNNHEHSHDHDHDHHNDNDSNITKDTLVAICPILLYQKLANTSLERGGCVSDTNFQTHIEVHESAYSKNMFAVWLYSCLSITAISACGLLGVAVIPIMHKTYYNHLLQFLVALAVGTLCGDALLHLMPHAMSGHDQSHDDGMWKGLAAMLGVVFFYFTEKGLTVVVEWRKRRQKLEEDKLPTRVRVLKDDPIFKEEDTKMCKHKYSEYPYCYDEIDTDTHDEHHLRDLPSPKEKEMEKEKNSVSVVSSNALNDKSEKEEPNAKDWLLKGETGVELNNIKDGANLKDGDSYTVILREHSRAHHGHSHAHGHVHAPPSSMSSVAWMVIMGDGLHNFTDGMAIGAAFASNLAGGFSTAIAVLCHELPHELGDFAVLLKAGMSVKRAVCYNILSSALCLAGMVCGVLAGHAPSATRWLFAVAAGTFLYIALVDMMPELSTSHSNEGTFCQCLLQLMGLASGIGIMLVIALYEEDLKNLFG
- the LOC110993410 gene encoding zinc transporter foi isoform X1 encodes the protein MRALFRVLSYEMARNIVTVCMFCLLCAAHTCGSHVDVDVSGYEAKRIDNALDIRGKIRQERSRHKRDVMGNYIEQIFRLYGDPNSMTMDLSGFHRMLSGLELEKLINGSVEKIESKNYMYDQRGANDDVVNCISSSELITTVNTKLKNNNHEHSHDHDHDHHNDNDSNITKDTLVAICPILLYQKLANTSLERGGCVSDTNFQTHIEVHESAYSKNMFAVWLYSCLSITAISACGLLGVAVIPIMHKTYYNHLLQFLVALAVGTLCGDALLHLMPHAMSGHDQSHDDGMWKGLAAMLGVVFFYFTEKGLTVVVEWRKRRQKLEEDKLPTRVRVLKDDPIFKEEDTKMCKHKYSEYPYCYDEIDTDTHDEHHLRDLPSPKEKEMEKEKNSVSVVSSNALNDKSEKEEPNAKDWLLKGETGVELNNIKDGANLKDGDSYTVILREHSRAHHGHSHAHGHVHAPPSSMSSVAWMVIMGDGLHNFTDGMAIGAAFASNLAGGFSTAIAVLCHELPHELGDFAVLLKAGMSVKRAVCYNILSSALCLAGMVCGVLAGHAPSATRWLFAVAAGTFLYIALVDMMPELSTSHSNEGTFCQCLLQLMGLASGIGIMLVIALYEEDLKNLFG